The Terriglobales bacterium genome window below encodes:
- a CDS encoding LeuA family protein, which translates to MALKHSNLIYDWNNVPEAAFRPAGRVLLNDESLRDGLQSPSVKDPSIEEKIEILHLMEALGINSLDLGLPGAGPRAYSDVEHLAREIVSAKLKIKANCAARTVQNDIRPVAEISQKTGLAIEAATFIGSSPIRRYAEDWTDDFLLKTTEDAVKYGRSLGLEVMYVTEDTSRCDPETIKRLYKTAIECGARAIVICDTCGHSTPSGVAALIKFVMDEVVRPSGEKIRVDWHGHCDRGLAVANSFAALAAGAECVHGTAIGIGERVGNTQMDQMLVNLKLMEISPWAEQDLTRLKDYCHAVSEATGVPIPNNYPVLGDDAFRTATGVHAAAVIKAFKKNDLELANTVYSGVPSHYFGLEQIIEVGPMSGKSNILFWLDRRGVSATDEIVDRIYQRAKSSNRLLTEAEIMECCQG; encoded by the coding sequence ATGGCGCTAAAACATTCCAACCTGATTTACGACTGGAACAATGTGCCCGAGGCCGCCTTCCGGCCCGCTGGTCGCGTACTTCTCAACGACGAATCGCTGCGCGACGGATTGCAGTCGCCCTCGGTAAAAGACCCTTCCATAGAAGAAAAAATCGAGATCCTGCATCTCATGGAAGCGCTGGGAATCAACTCGCTGGATTTGGGGTTGCCGGGCGCTGGGCCGCGGGCTTATTCCGATGTAGAACACCTGGCCCGAGAGATCGTCAGCGCGAAGCTGAAGATCAAGGCCAACTGCGCGGCGCGTACCGTGCAGAACGACATTCGCCCGGTTGCCGAAATTTCCCAAAAAACCGGACTGGCTATCGAAGCCGCGACTTTTATTGGGTCCAGCCCTATCCGCCGTTATGCCGAGGACTGGACAGACGACTTCCTGCTTAAGACCACCGAAGACGCGGTGAAATATGGCCGCTCGTTGGGCCTGGAGGTCATGTATGTCACCGAAGACACCTCGCGCTGCGATCCGGAAACAATCAAGCGGCTCTACAAAACGGCCATCGAGTGCGGCGCTCGTGCCATTGTGATTTGTGATACCTGTGGACATTCCACGCCCAGTGGAGTTGCGGCGTTGATCAAGTTTGTCATGGATGAAGTTGTGAGACCATCTGGCGAAAAGATACGCGTGGATTGGCATGGTCACTGTGACCGCGGGCTGGCTGTGGCTAACTCTTTCGCCGCGCTGGCGGCTGGGGCGGAATGTGTTCATGGCACGGCAATCGGCATTGGGGAGCGCGTGGGCAATACGCAAATGGACCAGATGCTGGTGAACCTGAAGCTGATGGAAATCTCGCCGTGGGCGGAGCAGGACCTCACTCGGCTCAAAGATTACTGCCATGCTGTCTCCGAGGCCACAGGTGTTCCCATTCCTAATAATTATCCTGTGCTGGGCGACGATGCCTTTCGCACCGCAACCGGCGTGCATGCCGCTGCTGTGATCAAGGCTTTCAAGAAAAACGATCTCGAGTTGGCCAACACGGTTTATTCAGGGGTGCCGTCGCATTATTTCGGATTGGAGCAGATCATCGAAGTCGGTCCCATGTCGGGCAAGTCGAATATCCTGTTCTGGCTTGACCGCAGGGGGGTATCAGCGACAGACGAGATTGTTGATCGCATTTATCAGCGCGCCAAATCTTCTAACCGCTTGTTGACCGAGGCAGAAATCATGGAATGCTGCCAGGGGTGA
- a CDS encoding M20/M25/M40 family metallo-hydrolase, with amino-acid sequence MSSVKSRRPVLDAAHPRQAVVQVAEQRLVHDAFAWFRAHENTLSRWQVELTRIPAPPFGEAARAQWLQRHFEDLGLQQVEVDEAGNVTAIRPGTGVQDSFVALTAHMDTVFPEGTPLEIRREAGKLLGPGISDNGSGITALLATAAAMQACGLTHALPIVFIANVGEEGEGDLRGMRHIFSSTKWKNSIAYTLIVDGAGTDTLVTRALGSRRFEVTVRGKGGHSWSDFGEANPIAILSHAIAEFYKTEIPANAKKKSAYNVGVIRGGTSVNSIPESASMRVDLRSESAEEIERLENELRRCLANSTTSSGTMNSGTKNSGLKPNSASNDQAPGLKSGEPAGSGVVQCDIRRIGDRPSAELATDARILQVLKTVDQHLGIRSRLHCASTDANIPLSLGREAITIGAGGSGGGAHTLNEWFDPVGRDLGLKRILLALLTLAD; translated from the coding sequence ATGTCTTCCGTGAAAAGCCGAAGGCCGGTGCTCGATGCTGCCCACCCCCGGCAAGCCGTCGTACAAGTCGCTGAACAACGCCTGGTTCACGACGCCTTCGCTTGGTTTCGCGCCCATGAAAATACCCTGAGCCGGTGGCAGGTGGAGCTCACGCGCATTCCCGCGCCGCCGTTTGGCGAGGCCGCACGCGCCCAGTGGTTGCAGAGGCACTTCGAGGATCTGGGCTTGCAGCAAGTTGAAGTTGACGAGGCTGGCAATGTGACCGCCATTCGTCCGGGAACTGGCGTGCAGGATTCCTTCGTCGCCCTTACGGCTCACATGGATACGGTTTTTCCCGAAGGAACGCCTCTCGAAATCCGCCGCGAGGCCGGCAAGTTGTTGGGTCCGGGAATTTCAGATAACGGCTCCGGCATCACCGCGCTGCTGGCCACGGCTGCTGCCATGCAAGCCTGCGGCCTGACGCACGCCCTGCCGATTGTATTCATCGCCAATGTCGGCGAAGAGGGTGAAGGCGATCTGCGCGGCATGCGCCACATCTTCTCCAGTACGAAATGGAAAAATTCCATCGCCTACACTTTGATCGTGGATGGCGCGGGCACGGATACGCTCGTCACACGTGCTCTGGGAAGCCGGCGCTTTGAAGTTACCGTGCGTGGCAAAGGCGGACACTCCTGGAGCGACTTCGGGGAGGCGAACCCCATTGCTATCCTCAGCCACGCCATTGCCGAGTTCTATAAAACCGAGATTCCGGCTAATGCCAAGAAAAAATCGGCCTACAACGTAGGCGTGATCCGGGGAGGGACTTCGGTCAACTCCATTCCGGAATCGGCTTCCATGCGGGTGGACCTGCGTTCGGAGTCGGCGGAAGAGATTGAACGGCTGGAAAACGAACTGCGCCGTTGCCTGGCCAATTCCACCACGAGTTCCGGAACCATGAATTCCGGAACAAAGAATTCTGGATTAAAGCCCAATTCTGCAAGCAATGACCAAGCCCCGGGCCTCAAGTCTGGCGAACCCGCCGGCTCGGGAGTTGTGCAATGCGATATACGCCGGATTGGCGACCGTCCCAGCGCGGAGCTGGCCACTGATGCGCGTATTTTGCAGGTATTGAAGACGGTGGACCAGCATCTGGGGATCCGCTCGCGTCTGCACTGCGCCTCCACCGATGCCAACATTCCGCTCTCCCTGGGACGCGAGGCCATAACCATCGGCGCCGGCGGGAGCGGCGGCGGCGCGCATACTTTGAATGAATGGTTCGATCCGGTCGGGCGCGATTTGGGGCTGAAACGAATCTTGCTGGCGCTATTGACGCTGGCAGACTAA
- the truA gene encoding tRNA pseudouridine(38-40) synthase TruA, whose amino-acid sequence MLKLSKGIEKSTLARNLKITLGYDGADFHGWQVQPERRTIQGTLAEAIERVTSERVLPQGSGRTDAGVHALAQVASCAIASPIPARNLVKALNDVLPAAIRILNVEEVENGFHARHSAIAKTYRYRIYREEICLPHLARYVTHYPFPLDEGWMREAANLVEGEHDFTSFAAVDPEKGKDEEEVSAVRTVFSSCWERQGEELVYTVEGNGFLHHMVRNLVGTFLLVGRGSLSIPRMRRVLELRQRSAAGPTAPASGLWLVSVKY is encoded by the coding sequence ATGCTCAAATTGTCCAAGGGGATCGAAAAATCAACTTTGGCCCGAAACCTCAAAATTACGCTGGGCTATGACGGAGCCGATTTCCACGGCTGGCAGGTGCAGCCCGAGCGCCGCACCATCCAGGGCACACTGGCGGAGGCCATAGAACGCGTCACCAGCGAGCGCGTGCTGCCGCAAGGCTCAGGACGCACCGATGCCGGCGTTCATGCTCTGGCTCAAGTGGCCTCGTGCGCTATCGCCTCGCCCATCCCGGCACGCAACCTGGTGAAGGCTTTGAATGATGTGCTGCCGGCGGCGATCCGTATTCTCAATGTGGAGGAGGTCGAAAACGGATTTCACGCGCGGCACTCGGCCATCGCCAAGACCTATCGTTACCGCATTTATCGTGAGGAAATCTGTCTACCGCACCTGGCGCGCTATGTAACCCATTATCCGTTTCCGCTGGATGAGGGCTGGATGCGTGAGGCGGCAAACCTAGTTGAAGGCGAGCATGACTTCACCTCGTTTGCCGCAGTGGATCCGGAAAAAGGGAAGGACGAAGAGGAAGTCTCTGCTGTCCGTACTGTTTTTTCATCCTGCTGGGAGCGGCAAGGCGAAGAGTTGGTTTACACCGTCGAGGGCAACGGATTCCTGCATCACATGGTGCGCAACCTGGTAGGCACGTTCCTGCTGGTAGGCAGAGGGAGTCTTTCTATCCCACGCATGCGCCGTGTATTGGAATTGCGACAGCGCTCCGCCGCCGGGCCGACTGCACCCGCCAGCGGTCTGTGGCTGGTAAGCGTGAAGTATTAG